The following are encoded in a window of Amaranthus tricolor cultivar Red isolate AtriRed21 chromosome 2, ASM2621246v1, whole genome shotgun sequence genomic DNA:
- the LOC130805685 gene encoding uncharacterized protein LOC130805685 isoform X2: protein MSPEVSQESIGITEKFWMSIMIISLGRILCGECFRCRRCDSESTGDMKSFEVVYYLNLCLPEFVVPKDKVDAALHVPWRREMPVMIAYDTTIARPRKCWHSGRLLNDIDPKNDMINLPDYRWRLLQFLQLF from the exons ATGAGTCCGGAGGTGAGCCAAGAAAGTATTGGTATCACGGAAAAGTTTTGGATGTCAATCATGATCATTAGTCTTGGCCGGATTCTTTGTGGCGAATGCTTCAG ATGTAGAAGATGCGATTCAGAAAGCACGGGAGATATGAAGAGTTTTGAGGTTGTTTATTATCTAAATTTGTGCTTGCCGGAGTTTGTTGTGCCCAAAGATAAAGTGGATGCTGCTTTGCATGTTCCTTGGAGACGTGAAATGCCGGTAATGATTGCGTATGATACGACAATAGCGAGGCCGAGAAAGTGTTGGCATAGTGGAAGACTTTTGAATGACATCGATCCTAAAAATGATATGATTAATTTGCCCGATTATAGGTGGCGGCTGCTTCag TTCCTACAACTTTTTTAG
- the LOC130805652 gene encoding auxin response factor 17-like, with protein MASSINQRVIDPEIWQACAGILIEIPKVDYLVYYFPQGHIEHASSIVTVHLLQFVLKMSNSGSNLIKIDQKSIENVLSFSNVFKPPYTSMMFTTNWPEFVRIKKLKAGDTIVLKLKESTNEHFIGIRRDVNWSTKAGRNSANEVEIAIEKEANKESL; from the exons ATGGCGTCGTCGATAAATCAACGTGTAATAGATCCAGAAATATGGCAAGCTTGTGCAGGAATTTTGATCGAGATACCAAAAGTGGATTATTTGGTTTACTACTTTCCGCAAGGACATATTGAACATGCTTCTTCAATCGTTactgttcatcttcttcaattcgTTCT TAAAATGAGTAATTCTGGTTCAAACCTAATTAAAATCGATCAGAAGAGTATCGAGAATGTTCTTTCGTTTAGCAATGTTTTTAAACCTCCATATACG AGCATGATGTTTACTACTAATTGGCCTGAATTTGTTAGAATAAAGAAGTTAAAAGCAGGAGATACTATTGTTTTGAAGCTGAAAGAATCAACCAATGAGCATTTTATTGGAATTCGTAGGGATGTAAATTGGAGTACTAAAGCAGGGAGGAATTCGGCTAATGAAGTAGAAATTGCGATTGAGAAAGAAGCGAATAAGGAGAGtttgtag